From the Lathyrus oleraceus cultivar Zhongwan6 chromosome 4, CAAS_Psat_ZW6_1.0, whole genome shotgun sequence genome, one window contains:
- the LOC127075456 gene encoding proteasome subunit alpha type-6: MSRGSGGGYDRHITIFSPEGRLFQVEYAFKAVKSAGITSIGVRGKDSVCVVTQKKVPDKLLDQTSVTHLFPITKYLGLLATGITADARTLVQQARNEAAEYHFRYGYEMPVDVLSRWVADKSQVYTQHAYMRPLGVVAMVLGIDDEYGPQLYKCDPAGHYFGHKATSAGLKDQEAINFLEKKMKNDPSFSYEETVQTAISALQSVLQEDFKATEIEVGVVQKHNPEFRVLSTEEIDEHLTAISERD; the protein is encoded by the exons ATGAGTCGTGGAAGCGGAGGTGGATACGATCGTCACATCACCATTTTCTCCCCCGAGGGCCGTCTCTTTCAAGTAG AGTATGCTTTCAAGGCAGTTAAATCTGCAGGGATAACCTCGATTGGCGTTAGGGGAAAAGATTCGGTTTGTGTGGTTACTCAGAAAAAGGTTCCG GACAAGCTCTTGGACCAGACAAGTGTAACACATCTCTTTCCCATCACAAAGTACCTTGGTTTGCTGGCCACTGGCATCACAG CTGATGCCAGGACACTAGTTCAACAAGCAAGAAATGAAGCAGCTGAGTATCACTTTAGATATGGATATGAGATGCCTGTCGATGTGCTGTCTAGATG GGTTGCAGACAAATCACAAGTCTATACCCAACATGCTTATATGAGACCACTTGGAGTAG TTGCCATGGTTTTGGGTATTGATGACGAATATGGGCCCCAACTTTACAAATGTGACCCTGCTGGTCATTACTTTGGTCACAAG GCCACAAGTGCTGGATTGAAGGACCAAGAAGCAATCAATTTCTTGgaaaagaagatgaagaatgaCCCTTCATTTAGCTATGAGGAGACAGTTCAG ACTGCCATTTCTGCCTTGCAATCAGTTCTTCAAGAGGATTTTAAGGCCACTGAGATTGAG GTTGGAGTTGTGCAAAAGCATAATCCAGAATTTAGAGTTTTGTCCACTGAGGAAATTGATGAGCACTTGACTGCAATAAGTGAGCGTGATTGA